The Tripterygium wilfordii isolate XIE 37 chromosome 5, ASM1340144v1, whole genome shotgun sequence DNA segment CTTATTGTTTATTTGGTGCAGAGATAAAAAGTTTGGGAAAGTATAGTGTTTGAAGGTTTCTTTTGTATGAGGTTGGTTTTTTCTTTAATGGAAGATTTGTTGgtataatattttcttttatactgAAATGTCGTAAAAGAGTAttggtaaaaaaataaatatgaacAACTCCCGTGGATTGGCAGTGTTTTGTGGCCCTGATGAAGACCTTTTGCGTTCGGATAAGTTGGGTTGAAATCTGGATAGACTCGCAACGTCCACAAGCTCAAACACATTAAGATAGTCCGTTTTGGGTCAAAACCCTCATGGATTTGTTCCTCTAGGTCCAACATCTTCACTTAGGCCTAAGAAATCGGTTTAAATGTGTTAGATTGTGGGTTCTCCTTATCTATTACTACTCCTCCCttaatttttccaatgtgggatctTATCATTCCGCCACCCTTGGAGTCTACAGTCTGCACATCCTCAAGACGTAGCTAGGCAGCCTTCATTTATAGCCTGACCATTCTTCAACAATTGGGCTTCTcgccttcttttctttcttattttaacGGCACGTCCATATTGAATATTAGCCCATTGTCTGCTTGCCAGGGGCCTAGCTAACAACCCACAACCTTCGCAGAGTCCTCTCAACGAAAGCATCAATGATGATGAAGACCATTATCCTTCGGATAAGTTGGGTTGGACGTTAGATAGACTCACAGTATCCACAATTCCAAACACATTAAGATATTGTCTGTTTTAGACCGAAGCCCTAATGAATTTGTTCATCCATGCCCAACGTTCTCGCTTAGACTCAAAAAATTGATCTTAATGGATTAGACTGTGGATTATCATTATTTATTGCCACTCCTCCCTTAATTGTTCTGATGTAAGATCTTATCACTCCCCTACTTGCGAGGCGTTTCAGAAGACAAAGCGCCAAGGGGAGTATAGACTATAGAGACTAGAGAGGAGAGTTAACTGCTACTTATTTGTTGGGCGTTTCAGAAGACAAAGCGCCAAGGGGAGTATAGACTATAGAGACTAGAGAGGAGAGTTAACTGCTACTTATTTGTTTGGACCAGCTGGAGGGCCCCATTGAAGAAATATGGGCTTAGCCCAGATCCAAATATCCAGTAAAATAGAAACAACTTTCACGCGAAACACTTTCTTTCTTCCAGGGATCAATCATGGCCACACCGAGTTTCCTCTCATCGTTCAAGTACTCCGACAGCCTCTCGGTGGTCGGCATCTCAATCTGCACGGCCGTCGTATGCGAGGCCATCTCCTGGCTTCTCATCTACCGAACCAACTCCTACAAATCTCTCAAGTCCTCCATAGACAAGGCCTCCAAGAAGCTCGAGACTATGAAGACCGATTCTAACAAGATCATCAACAAGAAGTCCAAGACCAAAAAGATCGACCGCGTTGAGACCAGCTTGAAGGACGCCAGCCGCGACCTCTCCCTCTTCAAGTTCAAGTCCGGTGCCGTCGTTGCCGTTGTGCTCTTCGTTGTCTTTGGGCTTCTGAACTCGCTTTTCGAGGGCAAAACAGTGGCCAAGCTTCCTTTTAAGCCCTTTGGAATTGTTATGAAGATGAGCCACAGGGGATTGCCAGGGAACGATGCAACGGATTGTTCCATGGCGTTCTTGTATTTATTGTGTTCCGTCAGTATCCGTACCAATCTACAGAAGTTTCTCGGCTTCTCTCCCCCAAGGAGCGCAGCCGGTGCCGGACTGTTCCCAATGCCGGATCCGAAGACAAATTGATCAGGTTCGGTGCtaattcttctctcttttaaGTTACTGTTGCCTTAGTAAACTTGATTTTGTTGTCGATTAATCTACTGAATTCTTGTTTGAGTAAATCTTAGACTCTTGGTTTGTGGTGCGTACTGTGTCAGACGATCTCTTTTACAGTATTTACTAGCAAGAAAGTTCTTCCAATTGTATTTTAGTATTATGGCAGAAGTGATTGGATTGGATCCTGATCCTTAGGTTGGCAATAATAGAAGGAGCAAGACATTTAGAGCAATGATTCTACTTCTCTAGTACTATCTTTACTGTTGAAATTTTGGGTGAATAATTCAATGATTGAGCTGTGATCATCTTACTTTCACGTTATAGGGTAAACATGATGTTTATATCCTCATATAGCTGTTCTGATTACCTTAATTCCACAGAGAACATACACATTAGGGTACGTCTTGTTGTCTGTGTGTCAAAGCTCAAATGTTCATCATTTGTAGAGTTCGAGAAATATTTGGGGTGATAAATCTGTTAGTTGAAGCATATATTCGTGATAAAGTTGTTCAAAAATTCCCGGAggggagaagaaagaaaaatattttctttgcaCATACTTCGGTCTTGCTCTGTAGAAGATAAATGGTTTGTCCTTCACTCCTCCTTATCTGATAAATTGACTGCTTAAATTTGGGGTCTGCACTTCAATTTACTAGACCTTTGTGTTGGGCTGCAATAATAGATAGTAGTTTCACAGAAAATGAATTTGTGATCAGGGTTTTCATTTACTTGTTTCATGTAATGGTCTAAAACATAGACGTTTTAATGGTATGAAATACTCCCTGGGTGTCAAAGCTCTAATGTATGATGTTAAAAAAAGATTATGAAGGCATCTCTATCTAATTTGCCTTGGACACTCTAAAGCAGAGGAACAGTGGAGCCATCCTTGTAGAGCTGGGTTTGgagtttccttttcttctccactGGGCTATCTCGTTCGAGCTATCGACTTGCAGCTTGTATTTGCACTAGTGTCTTGTTCTTGCCTGGGaaactttgattttcttttttgaaaagacTTGTGCTTTTAAAAGCTTGTAGTTTTCATTACAGAATGCATTAGCATGGCTTCTTATCGCAGCGCAAAAACGCATTTCACACACTATCATCAGAAGCCCTTGTCACTGGAGATCATCTGACTTAAAAATTGTTGCTTCCACCATTTTCAATCCCAAAACCATGAATTCAGAATCACTTGTCTACCTGGATTCATCGGTATCAACTCCTTGGGATTTTTTCAACCGTGCCACACAAACCCGCATTTGGCGAGTTCATTTTCTAGATGTAAGCTTCTCTTTGCTTGGATTCCTCAACCTTCCTTTGAAGCTCAGCCTCTCTTTGACCCCTCTCTGTAAGAGCAGCTTCATATGTTAGTTCTCTATACCCCGACTCATTACCAATTCTCTCTTGAGATCTGAAGCTGACCTAGTTTAGTCCTGCCATTTGCCGTTTGCCGTTTGCTGTGAGTTTCTCTCCTGCCGTTCCTCACTACACCTGTAACACCACTGGATATACGCTGAAGAGGGGAGTTCTTGAAGAACTTCGATTCTGGTTGAATTATAGAAAACTCTCTCTCAACCCAgctatataataaaataaaatattcaattttattaaGGTTAATGCAAAATGGGCTTAATGGAATTGTTAGTGATTCATTGGGCCTTGGATTGGATCGGAGGACTTTATGAGAGAAGAAGCCCAACACGCAGAAAGTGAATACCTATTAACTAGCCAAACAACAGCATTATTCTAAGCAAAAAGTACGGTACTCCCTCAAATCCAGGGGACGGAGGCAGGGGTTGCACTAGCTGCAGCCCccaaatttatatataaaagaaaatacactGCACGCATATACACttcacatatatttatatatatatatatatatatatatatatatatatatacacacacgcatgTTTATATatctcaaacaaaaatatacttatatatatatatatatatatatatatatatctttaaaaAATACTGTTtcatgtattcaaaaaaaatatattattgtgtGTATTTTTTAGTAAGTGTGTATCTAAACAAGaatacataacaatacttaTATGTTCTagttatatatttacatattatttcattttacatgatctttgattaattttcatcaattttaatatgtattaatGTTAATCTTTGGGGTTATTTTATGAGACGAAACATTAACATGAATGTTCATCGATAATCTCATTTTAATAAGTTGTATTATTGtaaaataaccctaaaaaaatttcagaggCACCCCGAACCCCCGCTCTTTCaagcaaataaaaaatgcaGTAGCCCACCCTACCGTCACTTCCTGGCTCTACCTTgctcatattaaaaaaattacttaaTACCTAAAAGTTTTAAGGAAAGAAGAAGTTGTGCTAGAGGATAGCGTAACGTATCAGTAACCCGAACCACGTAAGGTACGGTATTAATGATATGAGTTGGTTATTTTTAACATAGGGGTATAAATGTATTTTCAGGTATCTAGGTAGTTGGTATATAAGGGTATAAACCCTAACCGAATGTACTAATGTAAttcctatattgaaaacaatTGTAGATTTTGTGGACGTTGGCATCTTGTAGAACCACGTAATTCcttgtgttcttcttctttctctttactgctttgattgttctGTGTGTTGCTCTATTATCATATTGTTTGCGAGGACTTGTTTAACAACACTAGTCAATGGTCACTCGATGAGAATTGGGTCTCATTGGGCTTGAAGATTGTGTTCAATAGGGTTCTCAACAGATGGCAACCCAGTTATCTCAATTGTTGGGTTGTACACATGagatttcatgtgtatcattTACTTGGATCTCgtgcgtccaactcaacagTTGAGATAACTGGGAAACCAATTAATCAATTGCTAGAATCTTTATCATTTCTACTTTGCCGCTGGATTAGGGTGCATATATTGAATGCACAAGATGGTGTTGGGGCccaagttttaattttttcccCCACAATTAACAGTAACCCGAAACTTCTTTTATGGTCCCAAACAGAATTTCCTTTCTagacaaaaccaaaaaagaaaaacaaatttgcTTTTGGGAGAACGAGGACGTATTCATAAACATTTCCATATATAAATGTTTCTTTGGAATCTTATCAATCACTCGAGTGATAATCTAATAGTGAATTTCTCTGGGGTCAAGTTGTATGAACTCAGAAaatcttgagtttgattctcactgAGATTAATACCCTTGTAGTCACACATTagattttgactcaatttatctTGTCGTCtgataaaaaattttatgcgcACAGATTTGACGACCCAAATTTAAGCACATATCACACACGTCCGtaggagaggagaagagagagagtagTAGTAGTTTGTTTGCGTTTTAGGACTTTATTATCAAGGCCAACAAGTAGTCCGATGGCCCCACCAAGTGGAAGTCTTGTCTATTTGTGGGCATTCTCAAAGCAAGTACCATACAACAACTACTtcagaaattgaagaaaatgtcacTCACACCCATGTTACACATCCTGCAAAGAAATATGTAGAAATTCAATTtatggtttttataccaaagttAGAGAAAAGGCTTTATGTGTtggtttggtaaacaatttgGGAAGTAGCATTATGTTAGTGGTACATATGTTGTTTTAAATACTAATATATATAGTGTGTAAAATGTTGTGATCTTAtgcattttaatatatatatatatcaaaaggtGGTTTGACTTGGCGAGATTAAAAAAATGCCCAAAATGAATTCATATATgaagaaacttttttttaaaaatggttTAAACTCTGAGACTTCATTTCATAATATCAAACGTGATATCTAGCGGCCAGAGTCACATTAGCAGCATAGGAATTTACAAACCCTAGTAGAGGACAAATCAGGACaaactaaacaaaaacaaaaagcaaaAACAACACACATGGATCGGATCAAGATTCTTGGCTTCCTGTTCATCAAGAAAGACCTGTCTCCGCCAGATCTAGGAGCATAATCATTGTGCATCAAATATGTGTTGTTGAAACACACCAGCAGAATCAATGTTATGAAGAATTCACGACAAATAGATTTGAATATTGAGATTTCATCTCCATGAGAAATGGTGTGGTGAAGAAACATTACGTATTCTTTACCGAACAGAACGAAGATTGTACACTAGATctacaaatgaacaaaaaatacaaCACTAAAAAGACGTACTATAAGAGGCGTAtggtctcctcctcctcatatATGTATTATGAGAGAAATTTTGgagaaatgagagagagagaggagacttCTTTGCGTATTATGAAGAAACATGTTACAAAtaactactttttttttatggcacaattacaaataattatttaattaatatcgAACGGTGCAAGTAACAATAATAGCTTTGTCATTTGAAAAGAATCTTGGACCTTGGTAGGTGATTAATGACCAAATCAACCAATGTTATCAGATTTGAATTGTTGCAAACCAACGAATTACGTATGGACAAtactagagacccccaaaagtccctcaaatctgtatgacattaaaatagtcattgattaaaaacaaacatgtatgacctacttcacatccaacactccacattaaaggAGGGTCTTTTGAGGGGCATTTTTTtaagggtctcaagcattatcccactaaatatatatacttatcCAATAGGttctgataaaaaataaaaataatctaGGGTTGGTTCTCACCTCTTAACATCTATGTTCTATACAACCATTTGGGTGATAGTGTAGTGTTGAATATTTATGAGGTCAAATAGTATGAATTTgaaaggtctcgagttcgacTCTCATTGGAAACAATATTCTTTTGGTTATGCATCGATCTTTGGTAGGTGGAAAACTTATATAGTTTAGGTTCATATCAGATATTCAAAAGGGCAAATTTGTATAATCtcgttaaaaaaaacaacaactagGGTTTGTACAAAGAACATAATAGGGGTTTGTAAGAGCTAGAAATGCTCAATGTCTGTTATTCATTGGAGTTGTTTTCAACTTTTAAGAAGTGCTTGGAAGTAGTAGTGATTATAAAAGGGAGGAGGAGAGGAGGTGATTGAATAACACAGGGTCAGTCAAGTCAACgtcatgcatgaaaaatcaaattaagagAAGTGGACCAAACATTGGAAGTAAATGCAGGGAAACATTATTTCATGTGAACGTCGTTAACTTACAACTACCAAATTCAGATACTTCAGCTGTAAACCACTTTAATGTGGAACTC contains these protein-coding regions:
- the LOC119998213 gene encoding calcium load-activated calcium channel-like; amino-acid sequence: MATPSFLSSFKYSDSLSVVGISICTAVVCEAISWLLIYRTNSYKSLKSSIDKASKKLETMKTDSNKIINKKSKTKKIDRVETSLKDASRDLSLFKFKSGAVVAVVLFVVFGLLNSLFEGKTVAKLPFKPFGIVMKMSHRGLPGNDATDCSMAFLYLLCSVSIRTNLQKFLGFSPPRSAAGAGLFPMPDPKTN